One segment of Methanobacterium petrolearium DNA contains the following:
- a CDS encoding metallophosphoesterase, with the protein MRTIIHYLMFVSLFFVGFLVLNYYVFFGMSFLLGFPMDNGFYILMLIAALSYPVSNIIERTVSNNITRIFYTVASAWMGISFYLLFFLITYLVLSFFITLPRETAGITIAILTIIISSYAIYNSYLLKIKEIEIPLKGLKDDLRVVHLSDIHIGSVRNSGYMERIVTKTNKLNPDVVFITGDMVDGSARLHKHTFKAINRFNTPVFFVTGNHETYEGLDEVFRVLGSTKLKILQNELVEFKGIQVIGVEYSFGRGHLKKILSQLKIDEDKPSILLYHLPGELEDANEAGIDLQLSGHTHNGQMIPFNVLVKLMFPYMTGLYEYKGTKLYVSQGTGTWGPPMRLGSRCEITLITLKS; encoded by the coding sequence ATGAGAACGATTATCCATTATTTAATGTTTGTATCCCTGTTTTTCGTGGGTTTTTTGGTCCTTAACTACTATGTTTTCTTTGGAATGTCCTTTTTACTCGGTTTTCCAATGGATAATGGGTTTTACATTCTCATGTTAATTGCTGCATTGTCCTATCCAGTTAGTAACATCATTGAAAGGACGGTGTCCAACAATATAACCCGTATATTCTACACCGTGGCTTCTGCATGGATGGGAATATCATTTTATCTACTATTTTTCCTTATAACCTATTTAGTGTTATCCTTTTTCATCACACTGCCTCGTGAAACTGCAGGAATCACAATTGCAATATTAACAATTATTATCAGCTCATATGCCATTTATAACAGCTATTTATTGAAGATTAAGGAAATCGAAATACCATTAAAAGGTTTAAAGGATGATTTGAGGGTGGTCCACCTCAGTGACATCCACATTGGTTCGGTGAGAAACTCAGGGTACATGGAGAGAATTGTCACCAAAACCAATAAACTTAATCCGGATGTGGTTTTTATAACAGGAGACATGGTTGATGGCAGCGCTCGACTGCATAAACATACATTCAAAGCCATCAACCGCTTCAACACACCAGTTTTCTTTGTCACAGGTAATCATGAGACTTATGAGGGACTGGATGAGGTTTTCAGGGTCCTGGGATCCACAAAACTGAAAATACTCCAAAATGAATTGGTTGAATTCAAGGGAATACAAGTTATCGGTGTGGAGTACTCTTTTGGGAGGGGTCATTTGAAAAAAATCCTTTCCCAGCTTAAAATCGACGAGGATAAACCATCAATTCTTCTTTACCATCTCCCCGGGGAGTTGGAAGATGCCAATGAGGCTGGAATTGACTTACAACTTTCCGGTCACACTCATAATGGCCAGATGATACCATTCAATGTGCTGGTTAAATTGATGTTCCCCTATATGACTGGATTATATGAG